The sequence below is a genomic window from Shinella zoogloeoides.
CCAACGTTCTCCAGTTGCTGAAGCTGCCCGACGGCACCGTCAAGGTGCTGGTCGAAGGCCGCGCGCGCGCCGAGATCGACGGCTATACGGAGCGTGAGGAATTCTACGAGGCGATGGCCCATGTGCTGGCCGAGCCGGAAGAGGACCCGGTCGAGATCGAGGCGCTGTCGCGCTCGGTGGTCTCCGAGTTCGAGAACTACGTCAAGCTCAACAAGAAGATTTCGCCCGAGGTCGTCGGCGCTGCGAGCCAGATCGAGGACTACTCGAAGCTCGCCGACACGGTCGCCTCGCACCTCTCCATCAAGATCGTCGAGAAGCAGGAAATGCTCGAGACGACTAGCGTCAAGCTGCGCCTCGAAAAGGCGCTCGGCTTCATGGAAGGCGAGATTTCCGTCCTGCAGGTCGAAAAGCGCATCCGCTCGCGCGTCAAGCGCCAGATGGAGAAGACCCAGCGCGAGTACTACCTCAACGAACAGATGAAGGCGATCCAGAAGGAACTTGGCGACGGCGAGGACGGCCGCGACGAGATGGCCGAACTCGAAGAGAAGATCGCCAAGGTCAAGCTCTCCAAGGAGGCCCGCGAGAAGGCGGATGCCGAACTGAAGAAGCTGCGCCAGATGAGCCCGATGTCGGCGGAAGCCACCGTCGTGCGCAACTATCTCGACTGGCTGACGGGCATTCCGTGGGGCAAGAAGTCGAAGATCAAGACCGACCTCAACGCTGCGGAAAAGGTCCTCGACGAGGATCATTTCGGCCTCGACAAGGTCAAGGAGCGCATCGTCGAATATCTCGCCGTGCAGGCCCGCTCGACCAAGATCAAAGGCCCGATCCTGTGCCTCGTCGGCCCTCCGGGCGTCGGCAAGACCTCGCTCGCCAAGTCGATCGCCAAGGCGACCGGCCGCGAATATATCCGCATGGCGCTCGGCGGCGTGCGGGACGAGGCCGAGATCCGCGGTCACCGCCGCACCTATATCGGCTCGATGCCCGGCAAGGTCATCCAGTCGATGAAGAAGGCCAAGAAGTCCAATCCGCTCTTCCTGCTCGACGAGATCGACAAGATGGGCATGGATTTCCGCGGCGACCCGTCCTCGGCCCTGCTGGAGGTGCTGGATCCGGAACAGAACTCGACCTTCATGGACCACTACCTGGAAGTCGAATACGACCTGTCCAACGTCATGTTCGTGACGACGGCGAACACGCTGAACATTCCCGCGCCCCTGATGGACCGCATGGAAGTGATCCGCATCGCCGGCTACACGGAAGAGGAAAAGCTGGAAATCGCCAAGAGGCACCTGCTGCCCAAGGCGATCCGCGACCACGCGCTGCAGCCGAAGGAATTCTCGGTCACCGACGGCGCTCTGATGGCGGTCATCCAGCAGTACACCCGCGAGGCGGGCGTCAGAAACTTCGAGCGTGAACTGATGAAGCTCGCCCGCAAGGCGGTGACCGAGATCATCAAGGGCAAGTCGAAGAAGGTCGAGGTCACCGCGGAGAACATCCACGACTTCCTCGGCGTTCCGCGCTTCCGCCACGGCGAAGCCGAGCGCGAGGACCAGGTCGGCGTCGTCACGGGCCTTGCCTGGACGGAAGTCGGCGGCGAACTGCTCACCATCGAAGGCGTCAGCCTGCCGGGTGGCAAGGGCCGCATGACGGTCACCGGCAACCTGAAGGACGTGATGAAGGAATCGATTTCGGCGGCGGCCTCCTATGTC
It includes:
- the lon gene encoding endopeptidase La, with the protein product MTKKTSAPHDSTAFPVLPLRDIVVFPHMIVPLFVGREKSIRALEEVMGTDKQIMLATQINASDDDPETDAIYRIGTVANVLQLLKLPDGTVKVLVEGRARAEIDGYTEREEFYEAMAHVLAEPEEDPVEIEALSRSVVSEFENYVKLNKKISPEVVGAASQIEDYSKLADTVASHLSIKIVEKQEMLETTSVKLRLEKALGFMEGEISVLQVEKRIRSRVKRQMEKTQREYYLNEQMKAIQKELGDGEDGRDEMAELEEKIAKVKLSKEAREKADAELKKLRQMSPMSAEATVVRNYLDWLTGIPWGKKSKIKTDLNAAEKVLDEDHFGLDKVKERIVEYLAVQARSTKIKGPILCLVGPPGVGKTSLAKSIAKATGREYIRMALGGVRDEAEIRGHRRTYIGSMPGKVIQSMKKAKKSNPLFLLDEIDKMGMDFRGDPSSALLEVLDPEQNSTFMDHYLEVEYDLSNVMFVTTANTLNIPAPLMDRMEVIRIAGYTEEEKLEIAKRHLLPKAIRDHALQPKEFSVTDGALMAVIQQYTREAGVRNFERELMKLARKAVTEIIKGKSKKVEVTAENIHDFLGVPRFRHGEAEREDQVGVVTGLAWTEVGGELLTIEGVSLPGGKGRMTVTGNLKDVMKESISAAASYVRSRAVDFGIEPPRFDKTDIHVHVPEGATPKDGPSAGIAMATAIVSIMTGIPVSKDIAMTGEVTLRGRVLPIGGLKEKLLAALRGGIKKVLIPEENAKDLADIPDNVKNSMEIIPVSRMGEVISHALLRTPEPIEWDGTAEAAKVPAVESAEDGAAAIAH